The Psychrobacter sp. LV10R520-6 genome includes a region encoding these proteins:
- a CDS encoding DUF2127 domain-containing protein, with protein MICHDDKLRPDNYKSSESIKAVAIYEVVKGIGALFGACALWLWHADLDHWLVRATDSWRQNFGHFLAPQIESSLQIAQQASKNWPLFLLLIFAYASLRFIEAYGLWQDKTWAYWFGVVGYGIFIPIELYYLIVSPFDWFKLGILITNIIIIIVVYRNMKRKGLL; from the coding sequence AATCAATCAAAGCAGTCGCGATTTATGAAGTCGTCAAAGGCATAGGTGCGCTATTTGGAGCTTGCGCGTTATGGTTATGGCATGCTGATCTTGATCATTGGCTGGTGCGCGCGACAGACTCTTGGCGACAGAATTTTGGTCATTTTTTAGCACCGCAAATTGAAAGCTCGTTGCAGATTGCGCAGCAAGCAAGTAAAAACTGGCCGCTATTTTTATTATTAATTTTTGCTTATGCCAGTTTGCGCTTTATTGAAGCTTACGGATTATGGCAAGATAAAACCTGGGCATACTGGTTTGGTGTGGTGGGCTATGGCATATTTATTCCCATTGAGCTGTACTACCTGATTGTAAGCCCGTTTGATTGGTTTAAGCTGGGAATTCTGATAACAAATATTATTATTATTATTGTGGTTTATCGCAATATGAAACGCAAAGGTTTGCTATAG